The window AGTTCTTTTCAGTTATTTTTTTGATAGATAATGCCACTTTGACATGcagattttctttaatttttgaatcAGGGGAGATCTCAGTCAATCCCGGATTTGAGTTGACTGGGTTATTGTCTACAGCATTAAAATACGTACAGCAAAATCTTGGTTATTGTATAACCCAGATATGCAGATATGCACTTCTAAAAAACGAGAATTTTAAgcatcattttttaagttaaaaaactggagaaaacacgctttcgtctctaagaaactctcataaaaacacgatatttacctccttttttctgatattgtaaaacgatggagagccgtaggaacgcatgcacaattgaattatcgtaaaggtgtattcaaCTTAAGGAAAATGTGAATCCTTGATCAATAAAAATTGTTGCATAAATATATccaaagttcattttatgtgCACTGGACAGGCAAGAAAAAAAggccaaattagctatttatgCTAATTTATAGATTAAGATTGAAAATGCACTGACATTTATTCTCAACTATTCTGTTTGAGAGCTGACTTTAACAAATTTCAGTGTTAGTCTTTATTTTACACTTGATATCTTCGCTCGtatcatctatctatctatatatctatctataCTGCAGAATACAGTCTTCTGTTCTGCTAGCTATTTGTGGCggcgtagattagtggttatagctctcgtactctgtgcgggagaccagggttcgattcctcttgacggcaattcaacatgggcgagtgaatattaccatagccccgggttaacccaagccatgtgagggaaattggggagacgTCTCTGTGTGTGGGCCGTTGAGCCACCgtcaaaaatatgtttggttagcgttatttctaattacaaaagtgagtcggtcggccGGATAAAAAGTTTTCCCGAAAAATTACAAGAATACTATATTTcgcagccatattttgttaAGGGGGACCAATTATATCTTTGAGGGTGGCCTTGgttgttgccaggagttgtctagtagagtgcaGGCCCTAATGGGGTCTGTgttgctcaaaatgagcattaaatactctaggactctccatctaagccatggctctcctggaaataatagacagggtatatctctCGATATTAGTGAAGCTAGccgtgtaaaatatgcacatctatctatctatctatcgtTGCAgcctgttgtttatattttttgcctgtACATATGCATCTATTGTTTTCCATGCAAAATCAAATTGTTTTGTTCTGGGTACAAAAAAAAGCAATTGGcatattatatatatgtatacagGATGCCAGAGTGAAGTTAAGGGATTCTCACAACTTCTGCCTCAGCAGCCCAGAGATTTAAACCTGGGATTGTATAGCATTTGATGTGCCACGAGCTCTTATCCACTGAGCCATGTTGTCGACAAAAGGATTTGTTAGAATCCAGGCAATTTTGGTATTTCGACCCTTGCGGGCCTTTGTCAGTGGGATACCAGAGTCAGCATGGGGTCACTGAAAGGAACTCTGGTGCAGCTCAATGTAGAATAAACAATGTAGAGCCATAATGAGCGCATATAATGTATAcagatgtatatatatagataCATAAATTTACCTTTTAAAAAGAACTACAGGATAAAAAATAAACTGTTTACAAAACCATAACTATGATAACTAGGGTACCATATCGCTTATGTGCGAGGGTGAGCTTCAgtgattttttgaataaaataacCCTTTtctctaaaaacttcatttttcgGAAAGTTACCCAATCCGTTCCCCCAATGCAAAACAACGCTTttgattttgttgattttgccACAAAAAGTGCCCTTGAAGTAAACAGAGCTGTGTGACATGATTAACAACTGCATTCAGCTTTTGATGTTAAGTGTGCTCTAAATTTAcaactttttatgcaaaagaAGGATTATCGTtggttttggtaaaaaaaatattcactgTATGCAATAAGTCACTCACATTACACAATAAATACAATAGCCTTGCACACACACAAAAACTTTAGCTTTCGTGTTTTTAATGTtagttttaagttttaaaatatgtGCCTGATTGTATGTGCCTTAAGGAATTCCCTTTGCTCAAATGACTTTTACACCAGATATTTGTGTTGTGGTTAAGTTTCTTCACAAAAACTTCTACACTTGAAGTAAATTGAAGTACGGAATTTCAATTTTGATTATTGTTTATTGTTCTTGTTTAGGATGTTGGCATTGAACACATGAGCAGGTATATTAGTCCTGTTAACCCTGCAGTTTATCCTCACCTCACATTAATTTTACTTGGAATTGGAATATTTTTTACAGCATGGTTTTTTGTGTATCCTTTTCATACTGTAATTGACCAATATGTTTAACATTCACTTTTCCTGTGATTCGAATAAAATAGCCCCCTAAGCCCAGAGATGATCATCAGGcatcatttttacaaactataaAATATTAATCATTTAGTTAACTATGCTGTTAACGTAAATTTATACTAAATacttatataaataataataacagaaaGCCTAGCtgattttttcaacaatttctcAGAATCCCAAGGTTAAACAAAAAGTATGATTCTTGAAAAGAAAGTGCTATGTGCTACCTAAACattgttaaacttttttgttaatgaagttaggcaaaataaaatttctggTTTGCAGTAcgctaataaattttaaaattcttcatTGATAATGGAAACCCAGTGAACCTATGAAGCGAAAAATGACTACAAAATTAGACAACtttcaataaaaaatagatCATCTTTCTTTGACTATCAAATCGACACCTTGGCAATGCCATGTTTTTACCATTGCTCCATTTGACATTTCCATTTCTTTTCGAATACTGTTAAGAattttaatggtgtcagtttCGTGAGCTCATATCGAATTTTTTAGCTTTGAGGGTTATTAACCATTTTTCCTTGACTAGTTTGTTACAGATATGAAGTAACTTCCACGAAATACACTCGAGACATTTATAAAGAATTGTTGGTCGCTTTGTTTGCTGCGTTATTTATGGGCTTTGGATCACTATTTTTGTTATTGTGGGTTGGAATATATGTGTGacatcaaaacttttaaatagaTTTTTCGTAACATTTAACATCATCTAATTCTTTC is drawn from Hydractinia symbiolongicarpus strain clone_291-10 chromosome 8, HSymV2.1, whole genome shotgun sequence and contains these coding sequences:
- the LOC130655512 gene encoding transmembrane protein 258; protein product: MDVGIEHMSRYISPVNPAVYPHLTLILLGIGIFFTAWFFVYEVTSTKYTRDIYKELLVALFAALFMGFGSLFLLLWVGIYV